The Candidatus Micrarchaeia archaeon genome segment GGCCAGGAAGGATACGGCGGCGCATACCAGGTCATTTCCTATCGTTCCCGCCCCGGCATGACCGACCACATCAAAGCCCGAATACTGGCCGTCAATGGTCAATGCTTGAATTGTGGTCATGCCTGCGCCTTGTTCTTCTTGGCCCTGAACGTCCGGTAGGTGCTGGTCTTGACGCAATCGCCAAATGCCTGGGGGTACGCCCTTAGTAACTTGTCCTTGTCAATCGTCGTGCGTTCTTGCGGCAAATATGACGCGCTCCATGTCTGCGCCTGCGCCCTTGCTTTGTCGCCCATTTTGGCAATGATTTGTTGCTTCAGCTCGTCTTTATCTTCCTCATAGGATTTAATGATTCCGCTGATGCGCTCGTATTCTTCAAACAGCGGGTCGGTATCTGGAATCAGGGCAACGTCATCGATAAAGAGTTTGTTATCCAGTACAGCCATCGCGGATTCAGAACCATCCGGGGCGGGAGGGATTTTTGGTATGATGTGCTGCTCCCAGAAGTCACGCTCTGCGCTCATCAGGGCTTCAATTTCTTTCTCGTCACGGTCTATAACGAAGGTGTAAAAGGCTGTGTTGAGGACCAGGACGGCAAGATAGGCTCTTTCGTACCCGCTTATGGCAAGGTAGTGTTGGCATTGACAGTAGTATTGCGGGGGAATCTCTCCGTTTTTGAAGTCTGTTTTGTTCCAGGCTGATGTAGTTTTCACTTCTAATAAAGCAGGCTCTCCCACTACTTTGCGGTCAAGATTTGCCAACCCCCACTGGTATTTTTCATTGAAAAGAACTGCATTTACCCGCTGCACCTTCTTTCCGGTGGCCTCTGACCATCGCCCTGCAACATAATCTTCCAGTTCGCGCCCTTCCCTCATGGCTTCTGAATCTTCCTTCTCCGGCATCAGGCCCATCTTGTCGGCGTAAAGATAGAGTTTGCTTGAGAAAGGGTTTAACCCAACCACTGTAGCCGCGTCGGACCCCCCCAACCCCTTACGGCGCAACTCCAACCATCCATCCCGGTCATCCGGGTCATAAGGTATGCGAATTACCTTTGATTTTATTTCAGACATTTTGCACCCCTTCTTTGATGTGTTTCCACCTAGCTCCGGAACGAATTTTGTATATCGCTTGTGGTTTAACCCCATACTTCGGGGCAATGTCTTTCGGGGCTTCGTTTGATTTTCGTATTGCAATAACGTCATCAACCGTCAGTTTAGACCCTCCGTTTTTCTCCCCTTTGTTGTTCCTCCCTTTGTTTTTACAGTCGAGCGAATTGTCTTTGTCTGTACCGGGGAAAAGATGATTGGGGTTGCAGCAAATAGGGTTGTCGCAATGATGTAGAATGTGTTTCCCTTGCGGTATTTCTCCAATGTAAATTTCATATGCCAAGCGATGCACATACTGGGGATGCCCGTAAACGCTCATCTGTGCGTACCCGTTTTTGTTTTTTCCGCCAGTCCAATTCCAACATCCATCAGTCTTTTCTAACTTCGCTTCAAACCGTTCCAGCAAGGTTTTCATTTCTTTCCCTCCTTGTCCATGAAGTCAAAAATCGCTTTCCAACCTATTGCTGAATCATGGTCTGCCGGTTTCTTCACCATGAAATACGGCTCCGGATACGTCCCGTCCTCAA includes the following:
- a CDS encoding HNH endonuclease signature motif containing protein; this encodes MKTLLERFEAKLEKTDGCWNWTGGKNKNGYAQMSVYGHPQYVHRLAYEIYIGEIPQGKHILHHCDNPICCNPNHLFPGTDKDNSLDCKNKGRNNKGEKNGGSKLTVDDVIAIRKSNEAPKDIAPKYGVKPQAIYKIRSGARWKHIKEGVQNV
- a CDS encoding YqaJ viral recombinase family protein codes for the protein MSEIKSKVIRIPYDPDDRDGWLELRRKGLGGSDAATVVGLNPFSSKLYLYADKMGLMPEKEDSEAMREGRELEDYVAGRWSEATGKKVQRVNAVLFNEKYQWGLANLDRKVVGEPALLEVKTTSAWNKTDFKNGEIPPQYYCQCQHYLAISGYERAYLAVLVLNTAFYTFVIDRDEKEIEALMSAERDFWEQHIIPKIPPAPDGSESAMAVLDNKLFIDDVALIPDTDPLFEEYERISGIIKSYEEDKDELKQQIIAKMGDKARAQAQTWSASYLPQERTTIDKDKLLRAYPQAFGDCVKTSTYRTFRAKKNKAQA